A DNA window from Schistocerca americana isolate TAMUIC-IGC-003095 chromosome 4, iqSchAmer2.1, whole genome shotgun sequence contains the following coding sequences:
- the LOC124613381 gene encoding uncharacterized transmembrane protein DDB_G0289901-like produces MYDTDNLRDEDLWNHEAWQPTYGGYSNDGNGGYLTDHMNSGLLSSGNEGSGIRYTGFMPDEDPYSAYGIDPDLVDFLPPSAVPAFLSEQGQVNPISVITDTFGTQQTSGGGNPVSSVGQHTTRYGIWGGGISGDSTGASELSSTAMDTDLGSATKRKTSTDTEPKNFTAGNLGDAVGVTYIDSGNLTGDQGTGVEILGASKTQTGPTGIEHSSGSSDTREEGFGFGLGEVTGSSVTNNNAGANKLVDSIGTGNIGEEAFGSSMLGGGLGQYDSSGVGSILQTGSAQSGSETGRPIVGEWSGGSALEESNIGTGVPNIGESEAASADVVTEGAKHKESGSSMTQSSGKKDSEAGKNSVIATTTVVPPPGIVESTGNLGNLYIKNSSVGDGSLGESNLGSSVIQEGDSGPFNGSIKASGAHVTSHGNADNIGAADGSNGSIAGNASGSHISGGTGESSKAGIAGVGASGGNGRDRAGAILGNAGSIMGNGSASGSSVASGTDTNNTNIAELIQPLLIKFPDSTVAVAEAFAGLGPDGKVQASSSAKVFDSSSKTQV; encoded by the coding sequence ATGTACGATACAGATAATCTGCGTGACGAGGATCTGTGGAATCATGAAGCATGGCAACCCACATATGGCGGGTATAGTAATGACGGTAACGGGGGTTACTTGACAGATCATATGAACTCCGGTTTGCTGTCAAGTGGTAATGAGGGTTCTGGGATCAGGTATACAGGGTTCATGCCAGATGAGGATCCTTATAGTGCATATGGTATAGATCCTGATTTAGTTGATTTCTTACCTCCCAGCGCCGTTCCAGCGTTTTTGAGTGAGCAGGGACAAGTGAACCCCATTTCAGTTATTACTGACACCTTTGGTACACAACAGACCAGCGGAGGAGGAAACCCTGTGTCTAGTGTGGGACAGCACACTACAAGGTATGGTATATGGGGAGGCGGCATTTCAGGTGACTCTACTGGAGCTAGTGAACTGAGCAGTACAGCTATGGACACCGACCTAGGAAGTGCCACCAAGAGGAAAACCAGCACAGATACCGAACCTAAAAATTTCACTGCAGGTAATCTCGGAGATGCTGTTGGCGTTACTTACATTGATAGTGGCAACCTAACAGGGGACCAGGGCACTGGGGTCGAGATACTCGGAGCCAGTAAAACTCAAACGGGACCAACAGGGATTGAGCACAGCAGCGGTTCTAGTGACACTAGGGAAGAAGGTTTTGGATTTGGTCTCGGAGAAGTTACTGGTAGTAGTGTGACGAACAATAACGCTGGAGCTAACAAACTTGTCGACAGCATTGGAACTGGTAATATAGGAGAAGAGGCGTTTGGTAGCAGTATGCTAGGCGGTGGTCTAGGACAATATGACTCTAGTGGAGTAGGCAGTATCCTACAAACTGGAAGTGCACAGAGCGGATCTGAAACTGGAAGGCCAATTGTGGGAGAGTGGTCTGGAGGTAGCGCACTGGAAGAAAGTAACATAGGCACTGGAGTGCCTAACATTGGGGAGAGTGAAGCAGCATCTGCTGATGTTGTCACAGAAGGTGCAAAACATAAAGAGTCTGGAAGTAGTATGACTCAAAGCAGTGGAAAAAAAGACAGTGAAGCTGGGAAAAACAGTGTCATAGCTACTACTACTGTTGTTCCGCCACCTGGAATCGTGGAGAGCACAGGGAATTTGGGTAACTTATACATAAAAAATAGTAGTGTTGGAGATGGCAGTTTGGGAGAGAGCAACCTTGGAAGTAGCGTCATTCAAGAGGGAGATTCTGGCCCATTTAATGGCAGCATTAAAGCTTCTGGTGCACATGTTACTTCTCACGGAAATGCAGATAATATCGGCGCTGCAGACGGAAGCAACGGTAGTATTGCTGGAAACGCCAGTGGAAGCCACATCAGCGGTGGCACTGGAGAGAGCAGCAAGGCGGGTATCGCAGGCGTTGGAGCCTCTGGAGGAAACGGAAGGGACAGGGCCGGTGCGATCTTAGGAAATGCGGGCAGTATCATGGGGAATGGCAGTGCCAGCGGAAGCAGTGTCGCCAGTGGCACAGATACGAATAACACGAACATCGCGGAACTTATTCAACCATTACTGATTAAGTTTCCGGATTCCACAGTAGCGGTGGCTGAAGCTTTTGCTGGTCTCGGACCAGACGGCAAGGTGCAAGCATCTTCTTCCGCAAAAGTTTTCGACTCGAGTTCCAAAACGCAAGTGTGA